GCAGACTCAGCAACTCTTGGGGTAATTCTTCGCTGGTTAATTGGCCAGATTTCATCGCCAATTACGCAAGAGGAGTCATTGCAGCAAGCAAAGCGATTATCTGCCACCTTATTTAGCTAGTAGTTTTTAATAATGCGCATTTCAGAGCTCAGGTCTCGATTAGCAGATTACTTTCCAGATTCAGATACCTATGCCAGGGATATCATCCACACTGAGCTTGGCGGCATAAGCGTTAATGCCGCGATTGAGATTGGCATGGAGCCAGATGAGATTTGGAAGGCGGTTATCCGCCATAACCCTTCGATGCCGGCTAAGTACAGATAACGGCGTGTCCTAGCCCGGTTTTACCCTTTCGAACAGTTGTTCGATACAATTAGCCTGCCCAACCAGAGCGGATCCACAGTTCCGCTGGCACCTCGTGCCAGCCGTCAGTGGAACTCCGTACCTTCTGGACCGAACAATATGACCTCGCTGCTGGAGTTAAAAAAACCCAAGAGCTGGTCAAGGAGATGAAAGGAAACAAATCAACTATGGCCTCTGCAAACAGAGAACCACAAGAAGATAAAAAAGAAGATAAACGATCTAGCGATCGTGCTAAATCCCTAGATACCGCCCTTGCCCAAATCGAGCGTCAGTTCGGTAAAGGATCGGTAATGAAAATGGGAGATCGCAAAGCTGTTGCCATGGAGGTTATTCCAACTGGCTCAGTTGCATTAGATATCGCACTCGGCGTCGGTGGCTTGCCACGTGGTCGCGTTGTTGAAATCTATGGCCCAGAATCATCTGGTAAAACAACGGTGGCATTACATGCAATTGCTAATGCACAAAAAGCTGGCGGTATTGCAGCATTTATTGATGCTGAGCATGCCCTTGATCCTGAGTATGCAAAGAAACTTGGCGTTGATATTGATGCGCTACTAGTTTCCCAACCAGATACAGGCGAGCAGGCACTTGAAATTATGGATATGTTAGTCAGATCAGGTGCGATTGATATTGTCGTAGTTGACTCAGTTGCAGCTTTAGTACCAAGAGCTGAAATTGAAGGCGAGATGGGTGACTCACATATGGGTCTACAAGCCCGCCTTATGTCACAAGCGCTTCGTAAAATGACTGGTGCGCTTCACCAATCAAATACCACTGCAATCTTTATCAATCAGCTGCGAGATAAGATCGGTGTTTTCTTTGGTTCACCAGAGACAACTACAGGTGGTAAAGCATTAAAGTTTTATGCATCAATTCGATTAGATGTGCGCAGAATTGAAACCTTAAAAGATGGTCAAGATGCGGTTGGTAATAGAACTCGCGTCAAGATTGTTAAGAACAAGGTTGCGCCCCCATTTAAGCAAGCAGAGTTTGACATCATCTATGGCGTTGGAATCAGCCGTGAGGGCTCTCTAATTGATATGGGTGTTGAAGCTGGCATCGTTAAGAAATCTGGCGCCTGGTTCACCTACGAAGGTGATCAACTAGGTCAGGGTAAAGAAAATGCCCGCGCCTTCTTAATTGATAATCCAGATCTTGCAAATGATATTGAGAAGAAGATTCGGGCATCATATGTGCCAGCTGATATCGACCCTGCATTAGTGGCAGCAGTTGATGAGGCTACAGCTGATGTTGAGTTCTAATCTCTAACTCATTTAAAAATACCTTGAAGAAAAATCAAGAGGTAGTAGCTGATCCCTACTCTGAGGCGATGTCGATTGCGTTATACGCTCTCGCGCCACGCGCTAAGAGTAGGGATGAGTTGTTTAAACAATTACTAAAACGTGGTGTGGATGCTGATAATGCCAATGCAGTCTTAGATTCTTTGGAGTTACAAGGTTTATTAAATGACTTAGAGTTTGCCAAGTTATGGAGTGAATCAAGGCAACGGGCTAAGAAGTTAAGTAAGCGAGTAATCGCCGGTGAGCTTCGTAGCAAGGGAGTCTCACAAGATATTATCAATGAGGTTATTGAAGAAATTGATGATGAGACTGAGTACAACCAAGCGTTTTTACTGGCAGAGCGAAAATATAAATCAATCGCGCACCTTGATCCTGAGGTCACATATCGAAGAATTTCAGGTTTATTAGCGCGTAAAGGTTATGGTCATGGAATTTGCGCAAGAATTATGCGGGAGTTAACTCAGGTTAATTAGCAAGTAGAATTGGGCATATGCCTACCTTTGTAGTTGAAACCTACGGCTGTCAGATGAATGTTCATGACTCCGAACGTATCTCAGGTCTTTTATTAGATGCTGGTTATACCCAAGCGTTGGCAGATACTCAACCAGATTTAGTTGTTTTTAATACTTGTGCGGTTAGAGAAAATGCTGACAATAAACTTTATGGAAATCTATCCTTCCTAGCGCCTCGCAAGAAAAGTGATCCAAACTTTCAAATTGCTGTTGGTGGTTGCATGGCGCAAAAGGATCAAGATGCGATTATTAAACGAGCTCCATATGTGGATGTGGTCTTTGGAACTCACAATATTGGCTCACTGCCAATTTTGTTAGAACGTGCTCGAATTGAGGAAGCATCTCAGGTTGAAATCAAAGAATCACTTGAACACTTCCCATCCACCTTGCCAGTTAAACGTGATTCAGCATTTTCAGCGTGGGTTTCAGTTTCAGTAGGTTGTAATAACACCTGCACATTTTGCATCGTGCCATCCCTGCGCGGAATTGAGAAAGACCGGCCTGCCGATGAAATTATGAAAGAGGTCAAAGCCTTAGTTGCTCAAGGGGTAATTGAAGTTACCTTGCTTGGCCAAAATGTAAATGCATATGGAGTTGATTTTGGTGATCGAGGCGCCTTTGCAAAATTACTTCGCCAGTGCGGTGAGGTTGATGGATTAGAGCGAGTTAGGTTCATGTCTCCTCACCCAAGAGATTTTACAGATGATGTAATTGATGCGATGGCGCAGACGAAAAATGCTATGCCACACCTGCATATGCCATTGCAATCAGGTAGTAATCAGATTTTACAAGCGATGCGTCGTTCATACCGCAGGGAAAGATATTTAGGAATCATTGAAAAGGTGCGAGCAGCGATGCCAGAGGCAGCAATTACTACCGACATTATTGTTGGTTTTCCTGGGGAAAGTGATGATGATTTTGCGCAAACTATTGATTTAGTTAAAGAAGCCAAATTTTCAGCAGCATATACATTTCAATACTCAAAGCGTCCGGGTACACCTGCTGCCACCATGCCTAATCAAATTGCTGATGATGTAATGGCAGATCGGTATAACCAGCTGCATAAAATTCAACAAGAGATTTCAAAGAGTGAAAATGAAAAACTCATAGGCAAAACTGTGGAGTTATTAGTTTCAGGCCATGAAGGCCGACATGATTTAGATCAAAATCGAATGAATGGTCGCAGCGCTGATTTTAGGCTTACTCATTTTGATAACTCAGCTGCAACTGCCAGACCTGGTGATCTAGTTAAGGTAAAAGTAGTCGAGGCTTTTGCAAACCATATTGTTGCTAGCGCGCCAATCTCAGTGACTAAAACTCGTGGCGGTGATGCTCATGCCAGTTGGATGGCAGAAAAAGGGGATAAGAAGATATTACTTGGGATACCAACTTTGGCATCTTTAAAGTCTTTATGAGTTTGATAATAATATGTGGTGCAACTGCTACTGGAAAAAGTGATTTAGCCTTAGCTGTTGCCAAGGAAATAAATGCTGAAATTATTAATGCAGATTCAATGCAGGTTTATAAGGGCATGGATATTGGAACAGCTAAATTACCAATCTCAGAGCGAAATGAGATTCCACATCACCTTCTAGATTTACTTGAGGTCACACAGGAGGCAAATGTTTCCTGGTATCAAGGCCTAGCTAGAGAAAAAATTGATCAACTTCTTGGCACTGGAAAATCAGTTGTAGTTGTTGGCGGAACTGGTCTTTATATCAAAGCCATTTTAGATGATCTAAATTTTCCAGATACAGACCCAATAGTGCGCCAACAATTAACTGATGAGGCGCAAGTAGTTGGAAATGATCAAATGCATGAGCGGCTTGCAAAGTTAGATCCGGCAGCAGCTCTTGCAATTCCAAAAGAGAATATCCGCCGAGTCATTAGAGCACTTGAGGTAATCCAAATTACTGGTAAACCATTTACAGCTAATTTACCAAGGCAGGCAAGCAGTAAATATCCAGATGCAAAGCAGTTTGGTTTAGTTCTAGATCGTGAGAATTTAGATTCTAAAATCGATAAAAGAGTTGAAAATATGTGGGAGAAGGGATTCATCCGAGAGGTCATGCAACTTATGACTAAAGGGTTGGAGCAAGCAACGACTGCCAAGATGGCTCTTGGTTATAGCCAGATAATGAATTATTTAAATGGTGAGTGTGATGAAGCATTTGCAAAAGAGGAGACTAAACGAGTTACTCGGGCATATGCCAGACGGCAAGAAACCTGGTTCTCGCGGGATGATCGAATCAAGTGGTTGGCGCCAGAAAGTAAGGCCGGCCAGTTAGAAAAACTGTTGGCTAGTATTAATTAATGATAAAAGCTACCTACGGCCATGGCACACACAATGATTTTGTGCTGGTCTTTGATGAAGCAGATCAGCTGAAATTTACATCAGAGCAGATAAAGAAAATTTGTGATCGAAGCACTGGTGTTGGTAGTGATGGATTTATAAAGATTGTTAAAAAAGATGGCCAGTGGTTTATGGATTACCTAAATGCCGATGGCAGTGTGGCTGAGATGTGTGGCAATGGAATTCGAGTAATGGCTCGCTACCTTACGCAGAATAATCATCAGGGTAGTGGCATCTATGCAATTAATACTAGAGATGGACGAAAATTTCTTTCAGTACCTGAAGAGGGTGATATCGCTGTGAATATGGGCCAGGTTGCACAAGTTCCTGGTGAAATAAAAGTGACTGTAAATGGCAATACTTTTCGAGGATTTAACATTGATATGGGTAATCCACACGCAGTGGTTTTTGTAGAAGACATGAGTTTAATTGGGGATCTGAAAACTCAGCCAGTGGTTGAACCAGCCTCGGAGTATCAAGATGGTGTAAATATTGAGTTTGTAAAGTTTTTAGAAAATGGTGAGTTACAAATGCGAGTCCATGAGCGAGGCGTGGGTGAAACTCAATCATGTGGGACTGGAACATGTGCTGTAGCACTTGCTGCCAGCATTGAAAAGAGAAAATCACTTCCGACTAAATGGGTTATAAACCCACCGGGCGGCAGATTAATGGTTGAAATAGATGGCCACAGTAATGCGACCTTAACCGGGCCGGCAGTATTAGTTAAAGAGGTTGAGTTGGATAAGTATCTGTGAGTAAAAATAAGTTTGGTGAAGAAGATGGACTTGAGATAGATATTGATACATTAATTAGAGAAAACGCTCAAGCGGTTGCAGATTATGAATTACAGGATTCACCAGAAAGTGATAATCAAGATCTACAAGATCGACAAGCACTTCGCCGGGTAAGTGGCTTATCAACAGAGTTACAAGATGTTTCAGATGCTGAGTACCGTCAATTACGATTAGAAAAAGTTGTATTAGTTGGTGTGTGGACTGAAGGAAGTGCTAAGGATGCAGATAATTCAATTAAAGAGTTAGCAGCATTGGCGGAGACCGCTGGATCGCAGGTAATGGAGGCTTTAATCCAGCGCCGTGATAAACCAGATTCTGCAACTTTTATTGGCTCTGGAAAGGTTAAAGAGGTTCGAGATGCCGTAGTGGCAACTGGAGCTGACACAGTTGTTTGTGATGGTGAGCTATCTCCTGCACAACTTAGAACTTTGGAACAAAAAGTTAAAGTAAAGGTGATTGATCGAACCGCTTTAATTTTAGATATTTTTGCGCAACATGCCAAGAGTCGTGAAGGTAAAGCGCAGGTTGAGTTAGCACAAATGTCTTATATGTTGCCAAGACTTCGTGGCTGGGGTGAATCTTTATCAAGACAAGCAGGTGGAATTGGTGGACGTGGTCCTGGTGAAACTAAAATTGAAACAGATAGACGAAGAATTAATGACAAAATGTCTAAGTTGCGCCGTGAGATTAAAGAGATGAAGGTTTCTCGAGATACCAAGCGAAATGAACGTCGTAAAAACAATATTCCATCAGTTGCAATCGCAGGTTACACAAATGCTGGTAAATCATCCCTGCTAAATCGCCTAACAGGTGCTGATGTATTAGTTGAAAACGCATTATTTGCTACCTTGGATCCAACTGTTAGAAAAACTCAAAGCAGTGATGGTCGGATTTATACACTGGTCGATACCGTCGGATTTGTAAGGCATTTGCCACACCAATTAGTCGAGGCTTTTAAATCGACCCTGGAAGAGGTTTCACAATCAGATTTGATCGTGCATGTTGTTGATGGCGCTCACCCAGATCCAACTGAACAATTACGCGCAGTTCGGGAGGTGATAACTGAAATTGGTGGCGGTGAGATTATGGAAATAATTGCAATTAACAAAGCAGATGTTGCCGCACCTGAGGTTTTGATGGAGCTGCTAAGGAAGGAAAGTAATGCTTATGCAATCTCAGCTCGAACTGGTTACGGTATTGAAACTTTGGTTAAAGCCATTGAATCTGCGCTACCAAAACCAAAGGTGGAGGTTAATGCGGTAATTCCATTTAATCGAGGAGATTTAGTTAGTGCGGTGCATGAGCAAGGTGAAATTATTTCAGAAGAGTATCTACCAGAGGGAACAAAACTTCATGCCATGGTGGGTGGCGCACTTGCTAGAAAAATAGAGTTATTGGCGGAGAAGTCTTAAACTATAAATCCATTTGGGAACGGATCTGATGGATCTAACAACCAAGTTGCCTCACCCATTACCCAGGCTCTACCTGTAACAGTTGGCACAATCGCATCTAGTCCTGCCACCTTTGTGTGCTCTTTAATTCTTCCTTCAAATTGAGAACCAATCCAAGATTCATTTATCAACACATCAGAGTCTTTAAATTCACCCCTTGCAACCATTTGAGCTAATCGGGCGCTAGTTCCAGTTCCACATGGAGACCTATCAAACCAGCCAGGATGAATTGCCATGGCATTTTTCCAATGTAATGAATTCTTACCTGGGGCTATGAAATCAATGTGGTGACAAACTGCAATATCTGGATTCTCTGGATGGATAGGTCTGTTCTGTTGATTAATTGCATCACTAATTGCCAGACCTGCCGTTAAAAACTTCTGACCATTCTCTCTTTTGAAATCAATTCCAACACGATCAATGGGAATGATTGCATAAAAATTGCCACCAAATGCCATGTCATATTTAATTTTTCCATATCCAGGAACTTCTACAGATTGATCTAATTGATAAGAAAATGATGGAACATTAGTTAAGGTAACTTTTTCCGCTTTACCTGCTTTGACTTGGACATCTACAACAACTAAACCTGCTGGAGTATCAAGTCGGACTGTGGTGATTGGCTCAGTTACTGCAACTAATTTCTTTTCAACTAAAACCGTGGCAACTCCAATAGTTCCATGACCACACATCGGTAAGCATCCTGAGACCTCTATGAAAATCACACCCCAGTCAGCATCAGCTCTGGTTGGTTTTTGCAGAATTGCCCCACTCATAGCTGGGTGACCACGAGGTTCATACATCAGCCACTGGCGGATGTAATCCATGTTAGCCATGAAGTGCAGGCGCTTTTCAAACATTGTTTTACCTGGGATTTCTTCAATCCCGCTAGTAACTACTCGGGTAGGCATTCCCTCAGTGTGCGATTCAACCGTGGTCACGGTACGCAGACTATTTTTCATCTAACTATTTTCTATTTTTATAGAAATCTAGTACTTGCTTAATATCTTTATTTAGCTGAGCCAAATCATTTGCTGGCAGTGGCAATCTAGGCAATCTTGTTGGTCCGCCATAGCGACCGACCGCTTCCATTGCTACTTTGATTGCAACAATGAACTCTTTTCGACTATCCCAATTAAACAAATTATGAACTGCAGCATAAATTGGCTTAGCTTCAGCATATTTTCCAGCTAAGCAAAGATTATAAAGTTCAACAGACTCTTTAGGCAGCGCGTTTGGGAAACCGGCAATCCAGCCAACTACGCCTCCAGTTGATAACTCCAGCAATACATCATCAGCACCAACCAATACTTCAATTCTTGGGGCGTAGTGATGTAACTGCCAAACACGGCGCACATCTCCGGAAAACTCCTTGATTGCTACAACATTTTCTGCAGCCTCTGCAATTCGGCCAACTAATTGTGGAGTTAAATCAACCTTGGTATCAAAGGGATTGTTGTAAGCAATAATCGGTAATCCAACTTTGCTCACCTCTTTGTAGTGAGCGATGATCTCTTCATCATTTGCACGGTAGGCGGTTGGGGGCAAAAGCATTACGCATTTTGCGCCCATCTCAGCTGCTTGTTCAGTCCATCTACGAGATTCAGCCGCGCCGTAAGCTGCAACACCTGGCACAACATTAAAACCAGCAGGAGCGGCATCTAGGGCGGTCTTTAAAACTTTAGTGCGTTCCTCAGGAGTTAATACTTGGTACTCACCAAGTGAGCCATTTGGAATTGCGCCATGAACTCCATTTTCTGCTTGCCATTTAATGTGGTCGGCGTACTTATCAAAATCAATTGAAAGATCTGGTTTAAATGGAAGTGCGGTTGCAGTTAGAACTCCGTGCCATGGCTTTGAAGTTGTCATGGCTAAACCTTATTCGCCCTTTGCTAAAACACCAAGTGGAATTGGTGAAATTATTGGTCGATTGGCAGCAGAAAATCGATCAGTATCAGAAGGTGAGATATTTAATTCTGCTGCCACCAGATCAACAACTGATCGGCCACATACTCTTCCTTGGCATAGACCCATACCGCATCTAGTTAGTAGCTTTGCAGTTCGCGAATCAGTTGCACCAAGTTCTTCAATTGCATACTTTAAATTATCAACCGTAACCTCTTCGCAGCGACAAACAATTGTTTGTCCGCTTAACCAAGTGATCCAGCCAGCTTTGACTGGATAAGACTTAATTAATGCATTTGCAAATCTTTGTTTCTTTGCTCGACGCTTTCGGTGGGCTTTAAGAACTTCTACTTTGCAGCCAACATATTTCGCAGCAGAGATTCCGGCAATTACGCCTTCAGCCATTGAAAGTTCAGAACCACCAATTCCAGTTATTTCACCAGCAACAAAAATTCCAGTAATTGAACTTTGCTGATCCTGATCAGCAACTACCACCACACCACCATCTTTAGCCACAGATTGCTTACAACCTAAAGCGCCAGCGAGTGAGGTGTCTGCAGTAAAGCCCCAACCAACTGCTGCGACATTACATTTAACATTTCGAATCTTCTTAATCTTAAATTTACGACCAATAGTTGCAACATCTACTGACTCTAAATTGCCATCACTTCCTTGATGGGCAGCAACTACAGCTTGCCCAAACCTAGCCCGTAACTTCGCCTGGCTAATAGTTTTTATATAGTAAAAAGCCTCTTTAACTTTTCCTACATTTTCTAGGAGAACAAATGGTGAAAGTAGCCATCGATAAGATTTATTTGCTTCAAGCAACTCAACGACCTCACCACCTGCTTTAATCACCCCAGCAGCAACTGGTAATAAAAATGGTCCGCTGCCTGCGACAACAACCTTTTTACCGGCTAATACGCCATGGCCTTTTAATAGTGATTGAACGCCACCAGGCGTCATCACTCCTGGGATATCCCAGCCAGGAAAGGGAAGTGCTCGATCATAAGCTCCAGTGCATAAGATCAAATTTCCAGTATTTATGATTTTTTCAACACCATTGTGAAGTACGCGCAAGGTATTAATACCATCCTTATGGGTAGCACTCCAGATTTGAGCACCGCTATAAATTTCAATCTCTTTGCGATCTTTAACTGCATTAATAAGTAACAAGCCAGTATCTAGATCAAAATGTTGATTATGTTGATCACCAAAGTTATCAGCCGGTAAACGCCAGTATTGCCCGCCAAGTCTTGGATTACTATCAATTAACAACACTGGCGCACCAGCTGCAGCTGCTGCAATTGCCGCACTTAAGCCAGCCGGACCTGCGCCAACAATTACTACATTATGCATCGCTACCTACCTGTGTTTGAACCTTCATTCCAGGCTTTGCTTCAATCAAGCAAGCGCGCTGATTAGTAATGCCATCAATTACAACTAAGCAATCAAAACAAACGCCAATGCCACAAAATACGCCTCGATCGTTGTTATTAAATCTAGTTTTACGAAGTGCACGTTGGTTTGCTGCCAACAGGGCAGCAGCGACAGATTGCCCAGTAATTGCATTGATGCTTTCACCATCGAATGTGAACTCAATATTAAATTGCGACATTTGCAGCTTCCTTGAATCGTTTTGGCGAAAATGGTGTCGGGTCCATAAAAGTTTTTGTAGATGTAATTTGTGCTGTGATTAATTCACCAGTTGCAGGAGCTAAGCCAATTCCTGCCCCTTCATGACCTGCCGCATGCCAAAGCCCTTTTACATTGGCATCTTCCCCAATTACTGGCAGATGATCTGGTGCGTATGGACGAAATCCTCGGTAAGCACGCAGTAGAGCAATATTTGAAAGAATTGGAAATAATGAGATGGCCTGTCTTGCTAACTGCCTTAGCACTGCCACATCTAAATCAGATTTAAATCCAACACGTTCACGGGATGCACCAATTAAAATTGTCCCACTTTCAGTTCCTTCCACCACTGCAGATGATTGCAAATCAGCATCACTGCTTGCCACATTTGCCACATAATCGGCGTCATAAACTTTGTGGTGAATTATTTTTGGAGCAGGTGCGGTAACTAAAATAAAACCACGCCTGGGCATAATTGGAAGGTAGGAGCCAGCCATCTTTGCAATTTCACCAGCCCATGTTCCAGTGGCATTAATTATGATTGGGCAGGTGTAAGTGTTTTTCTCAGTGGTTAAGCCAACAACTTTTCCAGATTTAACGTTAATAGATTTAACATTTTCACCCTGAATAAACGCACCGCCTCGTTTTTTAACCGCTCGCATAATTTGGGCAGCAGCTAACATGGGTTGGCACTGAGCATCCTGCGGATAAAGAACGGCGTACTCAACACTGTCTGAGATGTATGGCTCAATTTCTTTAATACCTTTGGCATCTAATTCCACTACCGCGATCCCATGCACAGCTTGCAGAGCTGATAATTTCTTTAAATCTGCAATTCCTTTTTCACTGCGCGAGACAACCACGCCACCCTTATCCTCTAACTCAAAACCGCCACCAATATCTGTGTTTATTTCAAACCAAGCATCCCGAGATCGAAGAGCTAGTGTTAACTCAGCACTTGGTTCTTTATCTGAAACTAAAATATTTCCTTCACCAGCTCCAGTTGTGCCACTTGCAACGGGGCCACGATCTAGAACTAAAACCCTTAATCCTGCATTTACTAATGAGAGTGCGCTGCAGGCACCAACTAACCCGGCACCGATGACAATCGCATCTGGGTTTTTCATGTGGCAAATCTACTGTCAGTTGCACCTGTTTAACTATTGGTAGTGGGTAACCTCAC
The Candidatus Nanopelagicus limnes DNA segment above includes these coding regions:
- a CDS encoding DUF3046 domain-containing protein, which gives rise to MRISELRSRLADYFPDSDTYARDIIHTELGGISVNAAIEIGMEPDEIWKAVIRHNPSMPAKYR
- the recA gene encoding recombinase RecA — encoded protein: MASANREPQEDKKEDKRSSDRAKSLDTALAQIERQFGKGSVMKMGDRKAVAMEVIPTGSVALDIALGVGGLPRGRVVEIYGPESSGKTTVALHAIANAQKAGGIAAFIDAEHALDPEYAKKLGVDIDALLVSQPDTGEQALEIMDMLVRSGAIDIVVVDSVAALVPRAEIEGEMGDSHMGLQARLMSQALRKMTGALHQSNTTAIFINQLRDKIGVFFGSPETTTGGKALKFYASIRLDVRRIETLKDGQDAVGNRTRVKIVKNKVAPPFKQAEFDIIYGVGISREGSLIDMGVEAGIVKKSGAWFTYEGDQLGQGKENARAFLIDNPDLANDIEKKIRASYVPADIDPALVAAVDEATADVEF
- a CDS encoding regulatory protein RecX gives rise to the protein MSIALYALAPRAKSRDELFKQLLKRGVDADNANAVLDSLELQGLLNDLEFAKLWSESRQRAKKLSKRVIAGELRSKGVSQDIINEVIEEIDDETEYNQAFLLAERKYKSIAHLDPEVTYRRISGLLARKGYGHGICARIMRELTQVN
- the miaB gene encoding tRNA (N6-isopentenyl adenosine(37)-C2)-methylthiotransferase MiaB, with the protein product MPTFVVETYGCQMNVHDSERISGLLLDAGYTQALADTQPDLVVFNTCAVRENADNKLYGNLSFLAPRKKSDPNFQIAVGGCMAQKDQDAIIKRAPYVDVVFGTHNIGSLPILLERARIEEASQVEIKESLEHFPSTLPVKRDSAFSAWVSVSVGCNNTCTFCIVPSLRGIEKDRPADEIMKEVKALVAQGVIEVTLLGQNVNAYGVDFGDRGAFAKLLRQCGEVDGLERVRFMSPHPRDFTDDVIDAMAQTKNAMPHLHMPLQSGSNQILQAMRRSYRRERYLGIIEKVRAAMPEAAITTDIIVGFPGESDDDFAQTIDLVKEAKFSAAYTFQYSKRPGTPAATMPNQIADDVMADRYNQLHKIQQEISKSENEKLIGKTVELLVSGHEGRHDLDQNRMNGRSADFRLTHFDNSAATARPGDLVKVKVVEAFANHIVASAPISVTKTRGGDAHASWMAEKGDKKILLGIPTLASLKSL
- the miaA gene encoding tRNA (adenosine(37)-N6)-dimethylallyltransferase MiaA yields the protein MSLIIICGATATGKSDLALAVAKEINAEIINADSMQVYKGMDIGTAKLPISERNEIPHHLLDLLEVTQEANVSWYQGLAREKIDQLLGTGKSVVVVGGTGLYIKAILDDLNFPDTDPIVRQQLTDEAQVVGNDQMHERLAKLDPAAALAIPKENIRRVIRALEVIQITGKPFTANLPRQASSKYPDAKQFGLVLDRENLDSKIDKRVENMWEKGFIREVMQLMTKGLEQATTAKMALGYSQIMNYLNGECDEAFAKEETKRVTRAYARRQETWFSRDDRIKWLAPESKAGQLEKLLASIN
- the dapF gene encoding diaminopimelate epimerase; translation: MIKATYGHGTHNDFVLVFDEADQLKFTSEQIKKICDRSTGVGSDGFIKIVKKDGQWFMDYLNADGSVAEMCGNGIRVMARYLTQNNHQGSGIYAINTRDGRKFLSVPEEGDIAVNMGQVAQVPGEIKVTVNGNTFRGFNIDMGNPHAVVFVEDMSLIGDLKTQPVVEPASEYQDGVNIEFVKFLENGELQMRVHERGVGETQSCGTGTCAVALAASIEKRKSLPTKWVINPPGGRLMVEIDGHSNATLTGPAVLVKEVELDKYL
- the hflX gene encoding GTPase HflX, coding for MSKNKFGEEDGLEIDIDTLIRENAQAVADYELQDSPESDNQDLQDRQALRRVSGLSTELQDVSDAEYRQLRLEKVVLVGVWTEGSAKDADNSIKELAALAETAGSQVMEALIQRRDKPDSATFIGSGKVKEVRDAVVATGADTVVCDGELSPAQLRTLEQKVKVKVIDRTALILDIFAQHAKSREGKAQVELAQMSYMLPRLRGWGESLSRQAGGIGGRGPGETKIETDRRRINDKMSKLRREIKEMKVSRDTKRNERRKNNIPSVAIAGYTNAGKSSLLNRLTGADVLVENALFATLDPTVRKTQSSDGRIYTLVDTVGFVRHLPHQLVEAFKSTLEEVSQSDLIVHVVDGAHPDPTEQLRAVREVITEIGGGEIMEIIAINKADVAAPEVLMELLRKESNAYAISARTGYGIETLVKAIESALPKPKVEVNAVIPFNRGDLVSAVHEQGEIISEEYLPEGTKLHAMVGGALARKIELLAEKS
- a CDS encoding proline racemase family protein; the protein is MKNSLRTVTTVESHTEGMPTRVVTSGIEEIPGKTMFEKRLHFMANMDYIRQWLMYEPRGHPAMSGAILQKPTRADADWGVIFIEVSGCLPMCGHGTIGVATVLVEKKLVAVTEPITTVRLDTPAGLVVVDVQVKAGKAEKVTLTNVPSFSYQLDQSVEVPGYGKIKYDMAFGGNFYAIIPIDRVGIDFKRENGQKFLTAGLAISDAINQQNRPIHPENPDIAVCHHIDFIAPGKNSLHWKNAMAIHPGWFDRSPCGTGTSARLAQMVARGEFKDSDVLINESWIGSQFEGRIKEHTKVAGLDAIVPTVTGRAWVMGEATWLLDPSDPFPNGFIV
- a CDS encoding dihydrodipicolinate synthase family protein gives rise to the protein MTTSKPWHGVLTATALPFKPDLSIDFDKYADHIKWQAENGVHGAIPNGSLGEYQVLTPEERTKVLKTALDAAPAGFNVVPGVAAYGAAESRRWTEQAAEMGAKCVMLLPPTAYRANDEEIIAHYKEVSKVGLPIIAYNNPFDTKVDLTPQLVGRIAEAAENVVAIKEFSGDVRRVWQLHHYAPRIEVLVGADDVLLELSTGGVVGWIAGFPNALPKESVELYNLCLAGKYAEAKPIYAAVHNLFNWDSRKEFIVAIKVAMEAVGRYGGPTRLPRLPLPANDLAQLNKDIKQVLDFYKNRK
- a CDS encoding NAD(P)/FAD-dependent oxidoreductase; the protein is MHNVVIVGAGPAGLSAAIAAAAAGAPVLLIDSNPRLGGQYWRLPADNFGDQHNQHFDLDTGLLLINAVKDRKEIEIYSGAQIWSATHKDGINTLRVLHNGVEKIINTGNLILCTGAYDRALPFPGWDIPGVMTPGGVQSLLKGHGVLAGKKVVVAGSGPFLLPVAAGVIKAGGEVVELLEANKSYRWLLSPFVLLENVGKVKEAFYYIKTISQAKLRARFGQAVVAAHQGSDGNLESVDVATIGRKFKIKKIRNVKCNVAAVGWGFTADTSLAGALGCKQSVAKDGGVVVVADQDQQSSITGIFVAGEITGIGGSELSMAEGVIAGISAAKYVGCKVEVLKAHRKRRAKKQRFANALIKSYPVKAGWITWLSGQTIVCRCEEVTVDNLKYAIEELGATDSRTAKLLTRCGMGLCQGRVCGRSVVDLVAAELNISPSDTDRFSAANRPIISPIPLGVLAKGE
- a CDS encoding (2Fe-2S)-binding protein; the protein is MSQFNIEFTFDGESINAITGQSVAAALLAANQRALRKTRFNNNDRGVFCGIGVCFDCLVVIDGITNQRACLIEAKPGMKVQTQVGSDA
- a CDS encoding NAD(P)/FAD-dependent oxidoreductase, translated to MKNPDAIVIGAGLVGACSALSLVNAGLRVLVLDRGPVASGTTGAGEGNILVSDKEPSAELTLALRSRDAWFEINTDIGGGFELEDKGGVVVSRSEKGIADLKKLSALQAVHGIAVVELDAKGIKEIEPYISDSVEYAVLYPQDAQCQPMLAAAQIMRAVKKRGGAFIQGENVKSINVKSGKVVGLTTEKNTYTCPIIINATGTWAGEIAKMAGSYLPIMPRRGFILVTAPAPKIIHHKVYDADYVANVASSDADLQSSAVVEGTESGTILIGASRERVGFKSDLDVAVLRQLARQAISLFPILSNIALLRAYRGFRPYAPDHLPVIGEDANVKGLWHAAGHEGAGIGLAPATGELITAQITSTKTFMDPTPFSPKRFKEAANVAI